The proteins below are encoded in one region of Chiloscyllium punctatum isolate Juve2018m chromosome 9, sChiPun1.3, whole genome shotgun sequence:
- the LOC140481217 gene encoding dicarboxylate carrier UCP2-like, whose translation MVGLKPTDVPPTNGVKILGAGAAACVADLVTFPLDTTKVRLQIQGEYKSINNVTSPKYRGVFGTMVTIVKTEGARSLYNGLVAGLQRQMSFASVRIGLYDSVKHFYTNGSDAITIGSRLLAGCTTGAMAVTMAQPTDVVKVRFQAQSNQTGVRKRYSGTIDAYRKIAKQEGLPGLWKGTLPNIIRNSIVNCSELVTYDLIKEGLIKNNFMTDNLPCHFCAAFGAGFCTTIVASPVDVVKTRYMNSAPGQYGSALNCAFIMLTKEGFTAFYKGFMPSFLRLGSWNVVMFVTYEQMKRAMMLVKQSWE comes from the exons atggttgGATTAAAACCGACGGATGTGCCTCCAACAAATGGCGTAAAAATTCTTGGTGCTGGTGCAGCAGCTTGTGTGGCTGATCTTGTTACATTCCCTCTTGATACCACCAAAGTCAGGTTGCAG ATTCAAGGAGAATACAAATCTATCAACAATGTGACCTCTCCAAAGTATAGAGGGGTCTTTGGTACCATGGTGACAATTGTGAAAACTGAAGGAGCAAGAAGTCTCTATAATGGCTTGGTAGCTGGTCTTCAACGTCAGATGAGCTTCGCATCAGTGCGTATTGGGCTTTATGATTCTGTCAAACACTTCTACACCAATGGATCTGATG CTATTACCATTGGTAGTCGTTTGCTTGCTGGCTGTACAACAGGAGCTATGGCAGTCACAATGGCACAGCCAACCGATGTGGTGAAAGTAAGGTTTCAAGCACAATCTAACCAAACTGGTGTGCGTAAGAGGTACAGTGGGACCATAGACGCCTACAGAAAAATCGCTAAGCAGGAAGGACTTCCAGGATTGTGGAAAG GTACTTTGCCAAATATTATTCGAAATTCTATTGTGAACTGCTCCGAACTAGTGACATATGATCTGATCAAAGAAGGGCTGATCAAGAATAATTTTATGACTG ATAACCTGCCATGCCACTTTTGTGCTGCTTTCGGTGCTGGATTCTGCACAACCATTGTAGCTTCACCCGTTGATGTGGTAAAAACCAGATACATGAACTCTGCTCCTGGCCAGTATGGCAGTGCCTTAAACTGTGCCTTTATCATGCTGACAAAAGAGGGATTCACAGCTTTCTATAAAGG GTTTATGCCCTCCTTCCTGCGTCTAGGTTCATGGAACGTGGTAATGTTTGTCACTTACGAACAGATGAAACGTGCAATGATGCTGGTCAAGCAGTCCTGGGAATAA